ttacgTTTAAAGGTACagcaaaaaaactaaaacaatttttttcctatgaattttagacaaaaaccctaaatctttgtTTTATATGATGTACAAACTGAAAAATGAATAAAACTatctataatatcaaataaattagataatcatagcaaaaacatctataaatattttaatttagttatgtgtgttttaaagattgttgaaatattttaaatagcaaaaatattatttacatatcacatcttaaataacataaactttgataattcataaaaaatcgttaatatttattattttaattgataaaataattattttatatatgcatcacatattttattttgaaatatctacaACATATAGTTTACAGTTACAACAAATCTAATTACACCAAAAATCTCTACATAAAAATCTCTAGTAACAACTCTACAAGTACAACCAACTTACTTACAACTAAATTTTTACAGTTATAGTCGAACGAATCATCACCAAAAATTATTATTCCGTTTCATAATATAGTTTTAGGTTTTAGCTAAAACCACAAAGAATAAGAATTtggttattttcttaaaaacttaaaaatatcatGTAATACATagattatatatagattatatatagattatatataaataagagtaCTCTATAAATAAACCaatgataaaaattatataatcttttttgaaaacaaaaaaaattatataattgaaaaagagTTCTAGAAGGAAAACAAATCTAGAAGAAAAGGGTCTTGGTTACTTACTTAAGTAGAGGTGATAGAAAAATAAGCCAAACCCGTGAAGGCTGCAAAGATGTTTGGTGACTTATGGAGACGTTACTCATTACACAGATGGGGTCCCttctaaatttatataatttgattggtcaAACTATATCAACAAATATTAGAAATAACTTTAAAATgtgaaaattatttatattttaaaataacaatataaataaatgtaattacattatgaaatgaaaagagaataaaaaaagCGTGCATCTGATAAAGATTAAGATACTTATGAATTGTATAGAATATCTGAACTAactttagagcatctccaacccataaCACTGTTTTGGTATCaaaattacattattttagTGTAGCTTTAACACTAAAAAATTTAACTCCAACTATAATACTAAATTTaacactaaaaataattttgtaatattatatataagttatgtttttatttgttatttatttatctatgttaaataaatagtattttagtGAGATGAATAGTATTTTAGTGTGGTGAATAGTatcacaccaaatttggtgtgaaATTATAGTGGTTCACTAAAATAGTGTAGTTTTTAGTGTTGTGTTAGAGAAATTTTTTTACgtaaaaatcacattaaaatagTGTTTTGGAGTTAGGTTAGAGATGGTCCTATTATGTTAATTGCGGTTGCTTAGTGCGATGAAATCATGAAGATTTATCATGAGAAATGAAAAAGGCTATTGCAATGCAACAATCGAAACTTCCTTTAGGCAAATTTTGCTTAATCTGCCGTAGCTTTTTGACTATTATGAGTATAGAGACGTTTAGTGCGTAAGGGATACGCCAGATTCATAAGTCTTTTGAACGTGTCTACTAAGGCATAAGCGTGTCCAATGGTTTCTTTTATCTTTCCTAATTCCATAACGTATCCATCGTGACGACGACAAACATTTTCTTATTTCATTAGTTGTTTCTAATTCCATACAATAAAGTCAcatttttgttaacaaaaggTTCGGCACTTAAATGCGAGTTAAATAACTCTCTAAAtgatacttataaaatatagtaggaagttttttttgtttcgtaaTCATAGAAATTTTTTTGTGTATTGACCAAACCTATGAATAAAGAATTTACATAAAcgagaaataaaacaaaactaatgaaACTTTCAATTTCTATCCTTCAAGAGAAAAACGTTCAATTAGTGTACTACGATTACgccaaggaaaaaaaataactaaacgATATATGTGTTCTGTtccaaagaaaacaaacaatatacttcttctattttttaatatacgATGTTTTGACTGAATgcacaaaaaaattaagaaatttacatttttctaaaaaataatcttaaaaatatagttttaaaattatttaaccaattataaaaaactgtaaaattttattagtcaCACAGttaactttaaaatctcaaaacatattatattttgaaacaacatAACTTTCTAAAATATCATATGACTTCGAAACGGAGAAAATAGTTATTTAGGTAATTTTCCAAAAGAGTAGCTATGTCATCGATGACCTCATGATTATGATCATGATCGTTGTGAATTAAAATCGGATTAGCAATTTCGACAACCACGTGTAACCATATAAAAATAGCGAATAATTGATAACAGACGTCCCTTCTCAAAAAACTATAATGTCAACGTGTATTTATTGATGAGTATTTGCGCTCTAGAGCGACAaattcatttgttttttctttctctaaatACGACAAATTGTTTACTactctccaattttttttttccaactgaaaaaaattattaaaagcgATAAATGCCCAAAGGACACAAGGGCAGctaacaaacacacaaaaacttGGGTCCGAAAGCCCAAACCTCAAAACCCGGAAACCACTTGCAACGCGTCTAGACACGCGTCAAAGAAGAGGGACATGCGTCACAACTCTTCTTCAATCGGCACCGCTTCGACTTCGCCGGAGACACGCCGAAAAACTCGTATCGCCGGAAACACACCAGACGACGCACCGAGCTCTCAAAGCCAAAGATCACCACTACAGAAAAGGAAAACCCGACGAACATCGAATCCCACCGAATCACGCTCAAACCAAATTGAGACTTGACGCCGGAGAAAGCTTCTGAGTTACAACAGAGCTGAATTGGAGAACCTCCCGTCTCCACCATCTTCCCAACAGAGAACTCACCTCCATCGAATGTAATGAAGGTATAAGGATCCCGTCAGCCACAATCTCTACTACCAACATGCATCACACCAAAAGCCGGCCGCCTTCACCaaaaaaagatgatgatgacgcCAGAAAAAACAAAGCCAGACGACCACCGAAGAAACAGACGCGTCGCCGGAATCAAAGACAGCTACACCGTGTTGGAGAAACCACCGTGCACCGCGAGCAGTCGGGGAAGGAACCACCGCGATTTTGCTTTCTTTCTCTCAAGAACctaaagagaagagagagcaaatctaccattccttcttttttttactaCTCTCCAATTATTCAACTAGTCATATATTCATGGacgtttattataaataaacaaaagaactTTTATTCATGTTAggctttattaatattataaagcACAGAAATCACACAAATAATAAAGAGATTATGCAATCCTATAGTTTTCGTTTTATCATCGTGATATCGTATTACTACCGAAAGGACTTGAAGGGACCCCATTTATGTTATGAGTAATGTCTCTATACTTCACCAGATATCTTTGCAGCCTTCACGggtttagcttttttttttctatcaccTCTACTTAAGTAAGTAACCAAGACCCTTTTCTTCTAGATTTGTTTTCCTTCTAGAActctttttcaattatatatttttttctcaaaagattatatttaaactaaacataCATGTAATATTGAGGGCTGATGTGCTCACAATGACGACGACAATTCTAGGGGCTAGTGTCGAGTTGGAAGCTTTTAATTGCGGGAAACAGATACATGCTCGGATTCTGATCAGTGGTGTTGAATATTACTCTGTAACGAATAGTTCTTGtagttagtttttctttttaattaaccAGTGTCCGGCATCAACCGACAATTTTGTGGATCCTGGCGATGTTTTATAGCTGGTTTGTATGCAAAGTGCAGTGATTTTGAGAATGGCTAGTAATATGGTGGATCACATTGGAGAACTTTGGGGCTAGCAATTTTGAGAAGTGGGTGTTCCTGAGAGAGATAGAAGAAGCTTATTTTCGCCAGAAATCTCGCATCAACTGGTTACTTGAAGGTGACCAGAACACCACCTACTTCTTCCGCATCTTTCAGACGAGAACGAGTTACAACTCAATCAGATCATTTCTCCTTCCAACTGGAAATATCATCTCTGATCCGCTTCTGATGAGTGCCCACGCTATCGCACATTTCCAAAACATCCTTGGTCCTGCAGTACTGCCTCCACAGTCTCTACCTACTCCAGCAGAATGGATAACTGAGCTAATCAACTTCTCTCCGAATCCTGCTCAGTTGCAGCAGTTGATCTCTGTCCCTTCTGCAGAGGAAGTCACAAAGCTGCTCTTCAAGCTCAATCCCAACAAGGCTTCGGGGCCTGATGGGTTAACGTCTGCTTTCTTCAAAGCTTCCTGGGGATTTCTTAGCCACGAGTTCCTCGACTCAGTTGCTCATTTTTTCAGATCCTCGTTCATGCCAGCGGCCACCAACTCCATTATTTTGTCGCTGGTCCTTAAGCATCCAGGCGCGTCCTCGATCTCTCAATACCGGCCGATAAGCTGCCTCAACACTCTCTACAAAGTTGTTGCTCGCTTGTTAGTTCGGAGACTTAAGCCCATTATGCTTGACTTGATTGTCCCTAATCAAACATCATTTGTAAAAAATAGACTCTTAATTGAAAAGACCATTCTGGCGGAAGAATTAGTCAACGGTTACCATAGGAGAACGGGGGCAAAAAAAATTACCATTAAAGTTGATATTGCGAAGGCTTTTGACACGCTATCATGGGAGTTCCTCTTCAACTGCTTGGAAGGTCTGCAGATCCCGCAACAGCTCCTCTCCTGGCTCCGAGCATGCATCTGTACACCGAGCTACATGATAGGTTATAATGGGACGGTTCAAGGGTACTTCAAAGGTAAAAGAGGATTAAGGCAGGGTGACCCGTTGTCTCCTTACCTCTTTGTCATTGCAATGAACGTCCTCTCTCTTATGCTGAACAAAGCTGCTGCTGAGATGAGAATCCAGTACCACTCGAGGTGTAGCTCTTCCCGCCTTACTCATCTTTGCTTCGCTGATGATCTACTCATCTTCATAGATGGATCAATAGACTCTGTTCAGAATGTTTTGCAAGTTTTGGATGAATTTGAGCGGAGGTCGGGTCTGGCGGTGAGTAGACAGAAATCTTCCTTCTTCTCATCGGGCCTGCCGCAACAAGAAATTGACACCATCAAAGCTTCAACTGGTATGCCTAATGGGATTCTGCCAGTTTGGTACCTGGGAGTTCCTCTTTGCACCAAGAAGCTCAGCCTTGCCAACTGCGAAGTTCTGATACAACAAATCAGGGTGAAGTTTAACTCTTGGAGCGTCAAGACTCTCTCGTTTGCGGGCCGTCTGCTCCTCATTAAAACAGTAATTGCAGGGATAACTAACTTCTGGTGTGCTTCCTTCTTACTCCCTAAAGCTTGCATCAACAAAATCAACTCTCTTTGTGGACACTTTCTCTGGAAAGGGAACACGGAAGGACATCACTCGGCCAAAGTCTCCTGGGAAACTGTAACAAAGCCAAAAGAATGTGGAGGGTTAGGAATTAAGGACTTGGGGTTGTGGAATAAAGCTTCGTGTTTAAAACTTATCTGGATGCTGTTTTTTCAGGCGGGTTCTGTTTGGGTTGCGTGGTACATTAATGAGGTACTGGATGGCTCTCTCTCTAATTTCTGGACAGTGAGGCCTCACAGGAACAACTCGTGGCTTGCTAATAAGCTTATCAAGCTTAGAGGTGAAGTCTACGGCTGGATAAAAGTGCGTGTGGGTAATGGTTTGAATTGTAGATTCTGGACTGACAACTGGACACCCTTTGGATCGCTGGAGGCTCATCTCCTAACGGGTCTCGGCTCTCGCCAAGGGATCCCTGCAACTGCGTCTGTAGCTGACTTATACTCTGAAGGAAATTGGCATCTTCCTCCAGCAAGAACAGATAAGCATCTTGCTCTTCACGTCTTCCTTACTACTCTTTCTCTCTCGGAATCTCCGGATACCTATGAATGGGCTATTGATGACATGATTAGTTCGAAATATCAGACTGCTCATATTTATCAAAAGCTTAGAGGTGAAGAAGCAACAATACCTTGGGCAAAAGCGGTTTGGTCCTCTAGAGGGATCCCTAAACATAACTTCCTCACTTGGCTCTTCACACTGAATCGGAGCCCTACACGCGATAGACTTCTACAATGGGGTCTCCCGGTGGATGCGACATGTCTCCTTTGTAGTTCCTGCCCTGAATCGCGTGATCATCTTTTTTATGAATGCGCTTTTACTTGGTCAATCTGGGATTCGATAGCAAGGAGATGCACGATAACTCCTACTCATGATTGGAATCAAACTCTTGTTCAGATGCAGTCTCTGGCAGGGAACAAACACTCGAGAAGAATCACCTTGTTGGCTTGGCAAGCGGTCATATATTGGATTTGGCAGGAGAGAAATAAAAGGCTTCACTCTAACCAATCCCGCACAGCAGACTCTCTCATCACTCTTGTTTGTAGACAAATCAAGGAGCGATTGCTTAGCTTCAGGATTGGCTCCCCGGCTTTGTCTTCTCGTCTCCTCCAACTTTGGCTCTCCAACGATCATCTAACTAGGAATGGAACATAGTTTCTATCGTTCCTCTCTTTCCTTTTTGGGCTTAATGGGTTCTGATCTTAAACTATGGGTTCTCTTATTGGGTTGTATGCTTATTAATGGCTTGGGCCGGTTAACTATAGCTTAGGCTTGtaaacttttttctttctcttttgcaatttaaatatgaatgcctttttcaaaaaaaaaaaaaaatttgggggTAGCTGTTGACATTATTGTTGTTAGCACATTGCTTGACATGTACACCACGTGTGGTAAGCCTAATCGTAGCTTGCAAACTTTTTGGTGAGGTGAAAACCTATGACACTATCTTACTGAACTCTATGatcaaggtatatatatatcaactgTGGAAGAGTTTAAGACGCAAAATGGGTGTTcgagagatttttttttcccaaaagaGCTTGGTTTCTTGGAACTTAGGTCTAACCTTTCCAGCAATACTGCTTTCCAGTGTCATTAATGCGTGTGCAGCATTTAGTCTCTCAAACTTGGTGAGCAGGTTTTTGCGAGAGCAACTTTTGTTGATCTTGACTCTGATCAAATAGTATCACCCTCTCTCATTGATCTCTACTGCAAATGTAGATCTGGGGAGCATGGCAGAAGAATGTTTGACACAATGGTAAAAGTACCATGTCATTTAATGATATCATGTTATGCTATGGTCGTAGATTTGAAGCGATGGAGTTGTTCAAGAAAATGAAAGTTGCTTGTATAAGACCCATTTGGATCACCTTTACTGTTGTTTAGTGGAAGATGGAAGAAGATTGGTTGAGGCAATGAAGctggtttatagattttgttcCAGACAGGGAGCACTTTTCGTGTATGGTCCAGGTTCCAGTTGGGCTGTTAGTTGAATACTCGATTTGAGTGTGAATAATACTAATAGAAGAAAAACAGTCAAGGTCCAGTCAGAAGATTGTTGGGTAAATTTAAGCTAAACTTCTTTGTCACATTTCTTTTCTGGCCCATAGAGTAATTATTTGCTCCCGAGTCCTGGTCCTTTTTTTCTGCATCTGACTTATCACACGATGGACTACATGATCCGTACATTTGAAGAAAGTGCCCAAACACAAACCTCAAGATCAATATTCACTATGGTTTTGTTGTCCAATTAAAAATAGTAAATGTTGACTTCGAAGACTCAGGGTTGTTTGAAGACAGTGTTTGAAGATATTTTTTGCTGTTCAACATTTAAGGTGGGAGATGTTGAGGCCATCACATTGTTCCACTAAGCAATGTTCTTTGTAGGAAAAGCACTTTGGTATAACTTTATCTTTTCTTGTTGGTGTTGTACGAAAATAATGAGAGGATAATAGAATTAACATTGAACACAAAATGTGGAATACATTATTGAGCATTCACATCAAATGCTATCTCTTGCTAgtttattttctctttatttaaaGGTTACTCCTTTTCAAGAAATCTCTAGGCGTCATCAAAACTTTATCTCCGTAATCTttgatgaaaaaattcaaatttagatATCCAAATTAAAGCATTATGAAGTTTATAAGCCACCCAAATTTGAAGAGAAGAAATCTTTAAAATCTCTCTAATAACAACAATTTGATACAATTTGTTGTAATTCGATATAAAGAAAAACGAGCATTtctaaaacattatatataatataaggtACATTTAGTACTTGATTCTTTCAAACTAACAAGCTTTGGACTTGTTAATAGTTCTAGTAAAGGAGAAAAACCATTCGACTTCTTTCTATAAGAATCTTCTTGGTGTGAATTATTGCAAACTTGGCTGGTTATACGTGTACTGTTTGTGGTTGACAACAAAAAGAAGTGAACTGTTTGTGATGTATGCATTGATATATAAAGACAAAATGATGGTGTAATTTAGCAAAATGAAGAAATTAATGGACCATTGGTTGGGATTATTTTGGAGAAACGAAGAAACATATAGAAAGAGAGTGACGTCGATAGAATATGGGGAGGAGATTATATTGAAGGGAAAAGACACCGGATCATCTTCTCTCATATATCACACCCACACAATAACATTAATTTGGTGAAATACTTTCAAGGGATAATGTGatcaatacaaataaataacaaattgtATTGGTGCTAGGAGAAGCATGAAAAAACAAAGAAGCAAATACTGTATATATATGCTCATTTGTAATTTTGAAATAGCAAATTTCTTCGCTAAGATTTTAGCCTACATTATTTTCTTCAGTCcactttttatcattttttaagTTAGAGAATATGAACTAAAACTCAATTGCTCTGCACAAAGACGATACTGACGATTAGTCCAATTTAGATATTCAAATAAGACTTAAAGTATAATCATATCTTCGTCTTAGTGGTCAAACATGTTTTTGTTAGCTATCTCTTAGACCTAAATCAAGTGGAGGTCAGACGAATCGGTTTCCGATGAGTATCTCCGTTTATCCAGAtttgaaaacattaaaataaccaTCTTCTATATATCATCTTCTGCACCGGTTGAATCCAGAGTCaggttttatattatttgtttgtccATGCAAGGAGAAGTGTAGAATGCGGTTTGGGTCGTGGAAAATGATCGGGGATTACAAAATGTAACAAGAGATCTAATGAAGACGGTCTTTTGCCCCAAAATACATGTTTTTCAGAACGAATATTATATCACATATGAGTATTATATTAAACCGTTATGGTTTATGTACCCTGTTATCGTTTTACTTTACTTTTTATGCTTTAACCGTTTATAGAACCCTGTCGTTTACTCACTGAAACGTTATTTAACACGTTGTTAAAGCTATGGTCAACCAACACCACAAGAAATCGGCAATACCGATACGtgttattttttcttacaaacATATTCATGCAAGAGGGCTATTTGTTGTAATTTTATTATGAAGCTTTCCATGTCGACAAAGCAACTAAGTGACAAAAAACAACCGCCCGTATTAACCCGTGAGATCCAAACGCTTCCACTTTCACGCGCTCCTTGCGTTACTCACAAAGTAATTTTTGTTCAGATTAGTGATGTAAATTACCACTATTAACTCCAACACACGCATCACGTTGATCTCTAAGCAGTGTTTAGTTCCCTTTCACAAACCAATTATGGAGTGTGTTAACACGCGCTGTAGCGAGCGTGTGTGGGGGAATGTGGAATAGTTCGTCTGAAACACCACCACTAAATATTATAATGTTCGCTTCGTCAGGTCTGACTAATACTGATTTAATAAAAGGGATATTTTcagttaaatttttataaagtttgtcgTACTGTTATTTCTCTCTAGATCCCTATTAAAGCCTCTGACGGAAAGAAAAGTTTCAATCtcattgagagagagagagagagagagagagaaacgtTTAGGCAGAGAGAAGAGGCAGGTGGACAGACATCTTTTTGTTTCTCCTTGTGGACACTTTAGCTTCTGTCTCTATCTCTCGCCTGGATCTTTTGTCTTCGAAGATGTAATAAGAGATCTTATTATTACCTTAAAAATAATTGGTCCCTTTGTAATAATCTCCATAGATTTCTTTGTCTCTCCGACTCCACAAAGCTTAAGCTGTCTTCTCATACTAAGGTAAAAACCTATTCTCAGTACTCTCTTATTTCTGTGAAATCCATAGCGTTTTCTTGTTTATTCGATTCTGTGTTTTGGTTTCATTGTCTTTTCAAGCTGTGGTTCTGTCACAAGTGTGTTTTGTAATAGATTTATCTTAAATTCTGTGTGGAGAAacttaaaacacacacacgAGTTCTATAGAAACTCGCACATGTATTTCTACAGAGTTTGAGAACCATTATTATGTCGACAAATcccataagttttatatattataaagtgGGAATAGATTTGATGTATTTCACGGAATCGGCTAACGAACTTTGTCTCATCTTCATGTTGTTGGTGTCTATGTTCAGTGTGTCGCAAGTTGGCATATTGTCTTAATGagtagtattttattattttgttttatattatacagTGTAACAATTTTAGATTCCATCTTTGACCACCAATAAGATCTTCTCACAtcaaagtttttatattttattactatttaATAACTTTTGTTTCCATGTTTTTTCACTTTGGACAGCTACTTAAGCATCGATTCCTTTATGCAAATAGTAGAGAGAATCTCACGTCAACTCTAaggaaaaagaataaaaacagttgctcataaaatatactattagtTTTGATTTTCATAGTAAGAAATCTTTTTAGGAATCTATTCTTCTGTCTTTCTTTGGTTGTGAAAGGACCAGAGAGGAACAGTGAGATACTTTCCAGAGAATCTCAGTTTGTGGTCTCTCTTTGTGAAATCTTTATCTCTATCTTGTCTAGATTCCCCTACTTCTGTCGAGTTACTTAGTGGCCAAGATTCACTTATTTATACTCCCCTATATCTTATCTTCTTGCAAGTTGTTGAGAGACTGAACTAAAGCCTGCTCTTCTTCTTATCTTTTGTCTTGTTCTCTGTCTTGTCTTGCTGATATATAAAGGCTCTCCTGGTTAACTGCAGAACGTGTGAAGAGCGTGAAAGATCTTTATTTCTCTCTAATGGCTAAAGTTTACTGGCCGTATTTCGATCCTGAATATGAGAACTTGAGCACCAGAATCAATCCTCCCAGGTAATAATCACCAACTCATTTCAGATTATTACATTTAAGTGTTGGATGTTGCTTCTAAAGCTTATACTTCTAGATGGTGTTTCTTGTTGCAGTGTGTCTATAGACAACACTAGCTGCAAAGAATGCACTCTTGTCAAGGTAACCATCCTACTTAATTTCTCCTATTTATTCGATTTGATAATTGTCAGTAAATTTGATGCGTGTATGAGTGTTTATTAATAGGTTGACAGTATGAACAAACCTGGAATACTACTTGAAGTTGTGCAAGTTCTAACCGATCTTGATCTCACTATCACCAAAGCTTACATCTCTTCTGATGGTGGATGGTTCATGGACGGTAATACTTTCACATTTAGACATTCACAACAACAAATTTCATTACAATGAAGCATCTCACTGGTTTTGTTTTCACATCTTAATAGTATTCCATGTCACTGATCAACAAGGAAACAAAGTTACTGATAGCAAAACCATCGATTACATCGAGAAGGTACGCAATTACAAACGCTATAAATGTGTGGTTTGTATAATATATCATGATTGATTTTGAGGCCATAAACaatttagtaaatattttaattttttgtatatttatatattaattcgaATTTTTTTGGAAGTCTACAAGGACAGTGTTACACTTGGTTGTGTCCAGAACCGGCTCTGTCTATATATATGCTTTGGTTTTCTaagacaatatatatatgattattgttTTTCTTGTCAGGTGTTAGGACCAAAGGGCTATGCTTCGGCTTCACAAAACACTTGGCCAGGTAAAAGAGTCGGTGTCCATGCATTAGGCGACCATACATCGGTCGAGATTATTGCTCGTGACCGTCCTGGTCTCTTGTCTGAGGTCTCAGCCGTACTAGCAGACCTCCACTTCAATGTAGTGGCAGCTGAAGCATGGACTCATAACCGTAGGATCGCGTGTGTTCTCTATGTGAATGATAACAAAACCTCTAGAGCCGTTGATGATCCAGAAAGATTATCTACCATGGAAGAACAGCTCAACCTTGTGCTGCGTGGGTGTGaacaagaagatgatgagaAAGCTGCAAGGACGTGTCTCTCCATTGGTTCGACTCATGTTGACCGTAGGCTTCATCAGATGCTTTTCGCTGATAGAGACTACGAAGCAGTGACTAAGGTTGATGGTTCCGTGCCAAAGATCACGATTGAGAATTGTGAAGAGAAAGATTATTCTGTGATAAACGTGAGTTGCGAGGATAGAGCCAAGCTCATGTTCGACATTGTATGCACGCTTACGGACATGCAGTACATTGTGT
The sequence above is drawn from the Raphanus sativus cultivar WK10039 chromosome 7, ASM80110v3, whole genome shotgun sequence genome and encodes:
- the LOC108817461 gene encoding ACT domain-containing protein ACR3 encodes the protein MAKVYWPYFDPEYENLSTRINPPSVSIDNTSCKECTLVKVDSMNKPGILLEVVQVLTDLDLTITKAYISSDGGWFMDVFHVTDQQGNKVTDSKTIDYIEKVLGPKGYASASQNTWPGKRVGVHALGDHTSVEIIARDRPGLLSEVSAVLADLHFNVVAAEAWTHNRRIACVLYVNDNKTSRAVDDPERLSTMEEQLNLVLRGCEQEDDEKAARTCLSIGSTHVDRRLHQMLFADRDYEAVTKVDGSVPKITIENCEEKDYSVINVSCEDRAKLMFDIVCTLTDMQYIVFHATITSNGPHASQEYFIRHKDGCTLDSEGEKERVIKCLEAAIHRRVSEGWSLELCAKDRVGLLSEVTRILREHGLSVTRAGVTTVGEQAVNVFYVRDASGNPVDVKTIEALRGEIGHSMMINVKNKVPSKRWKEEGQAGTGRGWAKTSFFFGNLLEKLLP